One region of Peribacillus simplex genomic DNA includes:
- a CDS encoding serine hydrolase domain-containing protein — MKKITTGQSNTGLSETGLRRMRDVLARHVESGKIPGLVALVSQYGETHVEAIATMRHDGGAPMRRDTIFRLASTSKPLAVASVMILLDECKLHLDDPVDTWLPELADRQVLKRADGPLDDTVRARRPITVRDLLTSTFGLGVDITLMGSPIQNAIFESGIYDTPGAELPEPGEWMRRLGTLPLSYQPGERWQYHISNEVLGVLVARVTGQTFETFLRERILDPLGMKDTGFYVPTNKIDRLPPAFNPDPQTGEFIVWDEAAGGRYSRPPAFQAGGGGLLSTVDDYHAYLRMLLNQGMHGTERILSRPAVQLMTTNRLTPEQQAARDALAKNNVHLSHGQGQHGGWGFGMAVRTYRGDYASIGQFGWDGGSGTTTYADPDKQLTGILLTQVGMSTPDSARLIHDFWTMVYQAIED; from the coding sequence ATGAAAAAGATTACAACGGGACAAAGCAACACTGGCTTATCCGAAACAGGGCTACGCAGAATGCGCGACGTGCTGGCACGGCATGTCGAGTCCGGGAAGATTCCTGGGCTCGTCGCCCTGGTCAGCCAGTACGGTGAGACGCACGTCGAAGCGATCGCCACGATGCGCCATGACGGTGGCGCGCCGATGCGCCGGGACACGATCTTCCGGTTGGCGTCCACTTCCAAGCCGCTCGCGGTCGCGTCGGTGATGATCCTGCTCGACGAGTGCAAGCTGCATCTGGACGACCCAGTAGATACGTGGCTGCCCGAACTCGCCGACCGGCAGGTGCTGAAACGGGCCGACGGCCCGCTGGACGACACCGTGCGGGCACGGCGGCCGATCACCGTACGGGACTTGTTGACCTCCACGTTCGGGCTCGGAGTGGATATTACGTTGATGGGCTCCCCGATCCAGAACGCGATCTTCGAGAGTGGGATATACGACACGCCAGGGGCGGAGTTGCCCGAGCCGGGTGAGTGGATGCGCCGCCTGGGCACACTCCCGCTGAGCTACCAGCCCGGAGAGCGGTGGCAATACCACATCAGCAACGAAGTGCTCGGCGTGCTCGTCGCCAGAGTCACGGGTCAGACGTTCGAGACGTTCCTGCGCGAACGCATCCTCGATCCGCTGGGGATGAAGGACACTGGTTTCTACGTGCCCACCAACAAGATTGACCGGCTGCCGCCCGCCTTCAACCCCGATCCGCAGACCGGAGAGTTCATCGTGTGGGACGAGGCCGCAGGCGGACGCTACAGCCGACCTCCAGCGTTCCAAGCAGGTGGCGGTGGGCTGCTCTCAACCGTCGACGACTATCACGCGTATTTACGGATGCTGCTGAACCAAGGGATGCACGGGACCGAACGGATCCTGTCCCGGCCCGCCGTCCAGCTGATGACCACCAACCGCCTCACGCCCGAGCAACAAGCCGCCCGAGACGCCCTGGCCAAAAACAACGTCCATTTGTCGCACGGCCAAGGGCAGCACGGCGGCTGGGGCTTCGGGATGGCGGTGCGCACCTACCGTGGTGACTACGCGTCCATCGGCCAGTTCGGCTGGGACGGTGGAAGCGGCACCACGACGTACGCCGACCCGGACAAACAGCTCACCGGAATCCTGCTCACCCAGGTCGGGATGTCCACCCCGGATTCAGCGCGGCTTATCCACGACTTCTGGACCATGGTCTACCAGGCAATCGAAGACTGA